The region TGTAGTGATCTCCAGACCTTCGACACCAGCCCTTGTCAGCGCGTCGGAAAGTGCGGCTATCGTCACCGGATCCGTAAGACCGATCGCACTCATGCCGGTCTCCTCTGCTTGAGCCAGTGTTCGAGATAGTGGATGTCGGTCTCGCCGCGGCCGAACTCCTCATCATCAAGAAGAGCACGCAGGAAAGGCAGGTTTGTCGAGATTCCGCCGATCCGCGTCGCCGCCAAAGCATCGCGCATCCTGGCGATCGCAGCCGGCCGGCTCTCAGCGTGAACGATAAGCTTGGCAATGAGCGAATCGTAATAGGGCGAGACCCGATATCCTGCATGGATATGCGTATCGACACGAACGCCGGGGCCTTCGGGGAAGCTCAGTTCATCGATCGTGCCGGCCGATGGCAGGAAGCTGTTAGGATCTTCGGCATTGATACGGCACTCGATCGAGTGGCCAGTGCATTCGACCTCGGCCTGGCTGAGAGCCAACGGAGCGCCCTGGGCGATGGCGATCTGCTCCCTGACGATATCAAGACCGCTCGTCATCTCGGTGACCGGATGCTCGACCTGCAACCGGGTGTTCATCTCGATGAAATAGAACCGCCCGTCTTCGTAGAGAAATTCGAAGGTCCCGACCCCGCGATAGCCGATCTGCCGGCAGGCTTCGACGCAGGCTTGTCCGACAGGGCCGATCGTGTCGGCTGCAATCCCCGGGGCAGGCGCTTCTTCAACGACTTTCTGATGTCGGCGCTGCATCGAGCAATCTCGATGGCCAAGCCACACGGCATTGCCATGGCTGTCGCAGACGACCTGTATCTCGATGTGACGTGGATGCTGCAGGAACTTTTCCATGTAGAGTTCGGCGGAGCCGAACGCCTGACGAGCTTCCTCACGTGTCAGCGCGATCGCTTCATGAAGCTGTTCTGGCCCGGCTACGACGCGCATACCACGCCCGCCGCCGCCGCCCGCAGCTTTGATAATCACGGGATATCCGATCTCGCGCGCAGTGCGATCGACCAGTTCGCGGTCATCGGGGAGCGCCGTGTCCGGACCCGGAACACAAGGGACGCCGGCCGAAATCATGGCGCGCTTGGCGGCGATCTTATCGCCCATCGTAGCGATGGCGGAGGCCGGCGGACCGATGAAGACGAGGCCGGCCTGGTCAATCGCCTCTGCAAATGACGACTTTTCCGACAGGAAGCCGTAACCGGGATGGATTGCGCCGGCACCGGTCAGACGCGCGGCCAGCAGGATCGCGTCCTGGTTCAGGTAGCTCTTGGCGGCTGGCGAAGGTCCGATACATAGGAAGTGTTCGGCCGCTTCACCGTATCTCGCCGACCTGTCCGCCTCGGAGCAGATCATCACTGTCTTAAGGCCAAGCGCATGACAGGCCTTCTGAATTCTGGCTGCTATCTCGCCCCGATTGGCAATGAGCACAGTATCGAAGCGCCTATTGGCTTGGTCGAGGTCGAGGTCGAAGGGCTCGCTCATCCGGCAATCTCCGCAAGCATGTCACCCGTTTCGACTTCCGCACCATCGACATCGGTCAGCTGGATGATGCGACCCGCACGCGGTGCCGTGATCCGATTGAACACCTTCATGGCTTCGATAATGAAGAGGGTCTGCCCCTCCTCCACAGTGTCGCCGACCTTGACAAACGGCGGCTCACCAGGAGCGGGAGTGCGATGCAGGATACCGAAGACCGGAGCGGCTACTGTCTCGGAGGTTGCGCCACTCGTGGCAGGCGCTGGAGACGTCTGTGTTGCCGCCTGCGAAACAGTGGCTTGCGCGGCACTTTGATGATCACGTACGCGGAAGATGCGAACCGTCGTATCTTTTTCCGTGACGGACAGCTCGGTGACGTTCGACCGCCCCACGAAGTCAATCAAAGTCTTTATCTTCTCCAGGTCCATCAGCATCTCGGCACATTGGAATGCAACTACCGATTACGGCCCTGTGCCGATATCGGTCATTGAATTCGTAGCATGATGCTGATGGCGATGGGGTCAGACGAAGTTTTGATGACCGGCAGATTCTAAGCTGCGCCTCGAGCTGCCACTGATCTCGTAATGTCGGA is a window of Sinorhizobium sp. BG8 DNA encoding:
- a CDS encoding acetyl-CoA carboxylase biotin carboxylase subunit; the encoded protein is MSEPFDLDLDQANRRFDTVLIANRGEIAARIQKACHALGLKTVMICSEADRSARYGEAAEHFLCIGPSPAAKSYLNQDAILLAARLTGAGAIHPGYGFLSEKSSFAEAIDQAGLVFIGPPASAIATMGDKIAAKRAMISAGVPCVPGPDTALPDDRELVDRTAREIGYPVIIKAAGGGGGRGMRVVAGPEQLHEAIALTREEARQAFGSAELYMEKFLQHPRHIEIQVVCDSHGNAVWLGHRDCSMQRRHQKVVEEAPAPGIAADTIGPVGQACVEACRQIGYRGVGTFEFLYEDGRFYFIEMNTRLQVEHPVTEMTSGLDIVREQIAIAQGAPLALSQAEVECTGHSIECRINAEDPNSFLPSAGTIDELSFPEGPGVRVDTHIHAGYRVSPYYDSLIAKLIVHAESRPAAIARMRDALAATRIGGISTNLPFLRALLDDEEFGRGETDIHYLEHWLKQRRPA
- a CDS encoding acetyl-CoA carboxylase biotin carboxyl carrier protein subunit, which encodes MDLEKIKTLIDFVGRSNVTELSVTEKDTTVRIFRVRDHQSAAQATVSQAATQTSPAPATSGATSETVAAPVFGILHRTPAPGEPPFVKVGDTVEEGQTLFIIEAMKVFNRITAPRAGRIIQLTDVDGAEVETGDMLAEIAG